One Coraliomargarita parva DNA segment encodes these proteins:
- the menC gene encoding o-succinylbenzoate synthase, protein MECRISIRRYRRSFVTPLRTARGDWSFREGFIVQADDGRRCHYGEVAPLPEFGTESLAEAEAFLREIGKHPGLKVPPELPCCGFGLSAAIHGAVFPEACELPPVAGLLPAGPALIEAAEAKRQSGTGVFKWKVGVLTPQEEQGLFRELLGRLSPDVRLRLDANASLSPAELDSWLSCLQDYRSRIEFFEQPLPVGMEPVMARAAAASGVPIALDESLNGLQAERWLHPGAWAGPLVIKAPLMGDILRLRERLRPVAQQVVFSSVFETAVGCANVLGLARGLSPLKYAFGFDTQNAFDDSLGFPGPVAGSAASVVPPDIAQIWKQLRPLT, encoded by the coding sequence ATGGAATGCCGCATTTCCATCCGCCGCTACCGTCGAAGCTTCGTCACGCCCTTGCGCACGGCGCGTGGTGATTGGTCGTTCCGGGAGGGCTTCATCGTGCAGGCAGACGACGGCAGGCGCTGCCACTACGGTGAGGTGGCGCCGCTGCCCGAATTCGGAACGGAGTCGCTGGCGGAGGCGGAGGCATTTCTCCGGGAGATCGGGAAGCACCCCGGCTTGAAGGTGCCGCCGGAACTGCCCTGCTGCGGATTTGGCTTGAGTGCGGCAATTCATGGCGCGGTCTTTCCGGAGGCGTGTGAGCTGCCGCCGGTGGCCGGGCTCCTTCCGGCGGGGCCGGCCCTGATCGAGGCGGCCGAAGCCAAGCGCCAGTCGGGGACAGGGGTATTCAAGTGGAAGGTCGGTGTCCTCACCCCGCAGGAAGAGCAGGGGCTCTTTCGTGAATTACTGGGTCGTCTGTCTCCGGATGTGCGTTTACGTCTGGATGCCAATGCGAGCCTGAGTCCGGCCGAGTTGGATAGCTGGTTGTCCTGCCTGCAGGACTACCGGAGCCGGATCGAGTTTTTCGAGCAGCCTCTGCCTGTCGGGATGGAGCCGGTCATGGCCCGAGCGGCGGCCGCTTCGGGTGTGCCCATCGCGTTGGATGAATCACTGAATGGGCTGCAGGCGGAGCGATGGCTGCACCCCGGCGCCTGGGCCGGGCCGCTGGTGATTAAGGCGCCGCTGATGGGGGACATCCTGCGTTTGCGGGAACGGCTCAGGCCGGTGGCTCAACAAGTGGTCTTTTCTTCCGTCTTTGAAACCGCGGTGGGTTGTGCGAACGTGTTGGGGTTGGCCCGCGGCCTGTCCCCGCTGAAATATGCCTTTGGATTTGATACGCAGAATGCCTTCGACGATAGTCTTGGCTTTCCGGGGCCGGTCGCTGGCAGTGCGGCTTCGGTGGTGCCGCCTGATATTGCACAGATATGGAAACAACTCCGCCCTTTGACTTGA
- a CDS encoding AMP-binding protein produces the protein METTPPFDLKELKRDWIADVSGYSFSKRVQRRIETIRGSGVAAHTRGVLIAEEDPVKFAAAFFAAVHLRMPVILANRRWGRIEWAEAAALVNPAVIFGSTPLGTEKCAGSVPRVAPSTILIPTGGSSGGVKFCVHRWEHLVASCEGLAHFIGPGPIHSCCVLPLFHVSGLMQLVRSFYTGGRIAFPSFDDLRAGRFPDFPSNTTCLSLVATQLQRLLCLKRTIRPLMTARAIFLGGGPAPLSVLEQARELKIPLFLSYGMTETAAMVAALTPDEFLAGQTNAGRPLWHASIEIVGPDGSPCLQGESGRIRIKSRALFKGYHGQRMRNAGDSYLTEDEGCFDRYGRLHVIGRSDRLIISGGEKIDPREVESAILETGAVEQALVLGWPDPEWGQRLVAFYVEGAVRTDPGKWDQELRSDLAHYKLPKLMIPVKRLPMTVHGKVDRRLIQSLIEGALEAPRA, from the coding sequence ATGGAAACAACTCCGCCCTTTGACTTGAAAGAGCTGAAACGCGACTGGATCGCGGATGTGAGCGGGTATTCCTTTTCCAAGAGGGTGCAGCGACGGATTGAAACCATCCGGGGGAGCGGTGTGGCGGCTCATACCCGTGGCGTTTTGATTGCCGAGGAGGACCCGGTGAAATTTGCCGCCGCTTTTTTTGCCGCGGTGCACCTGCGTATGCCGGTTATCCTTGCGAACCGGCGCTGGGGGCGGATCGAGTGGGCGGAAGCTGCGGCCCTGGTGAATCCCGCAGTCATCTTCGGTTCGACTCCGCTAGGCACAGAGAAGTGTGCAGGCAGTGTGCCGCGCGTCGCGCCCTCGACGATTTTGATCCCGACAGGGGGAAGCTCGGGCGGGGTGAAGTTCTGCGTGCACCGCTGGGAACATCTGGTCGCCTCCTGTGAGGGGCTCGCGCATTTCATCGGCCCGGGCCCGATCCATAGTTGCTGTGTCCTGCCGCTCTTTCATGTCAGTGGGCTCATGCAGCTGGTCCGTTCTTTTTATACTGGAGGGCGGATTGCCTTTCCGTCCTTTGACGACCTGCGGGCGGGGCGCTTTCCTGACTTTCCGAGCAATACGACCTGTCTTTCCCTGGTGGCGACCCAACTGCAGCGATTGCTTTGCCTCAAGCGTACCATCCGTCCACTGATGACGGCACGGGCGATCTTTCTCGGGGGTGGTCCGGCTCCCCTTTCGGTTCTCGAGCAGGCACGCGAATTGAAAATCCCGCTCTTCCTCAGCTATGGGATGACCGAGACGGCGGCCATGGTGGCCGCATTGACGCCGGATGAATTCCTGGCCGGTCAGACCAATGCCGGGCGCCCGCTCTGGCATGCATCGATTGAGATTGTGGGCCCGGACGGTAGTCCTTGTCTGCAGGGGGAGTCCGGCCGGATCCGGATTAAGAGCCGAGCCTTGTTCAAGGGCTATCACGGACAGCGTATGCGCAACGCCGGCGACAGTTATCTCACAGAGGACGAGGGTTGCTTTGATCGCTACGGCCGCCTGCATGTGATTGGGCGCAGTGACCGGCTCATCATCAGTGGCGGAGAGAAAATCGACCCGCGCGAGGTGGAAAGCGCGATTTTGGAGACGGGCGCGGTCGAGCAAGCTTTGGTTCTTGGGTGGCCGGACCCGGAGTGGGGGCAGCGCCTGGTGGCCTTTTATGTCGAGGGGGCGGTTCGCACCGATCCCGGCAAGTGGGACCAGGAATTGCGGTCTGATCTGGCCCACTATAAATTGCCCAAGCTGATGATCCCGGTAAAGCGACTGCCGATGACGGTGCACGGCAAGGTGGATCGTCGCTTGATCCAGTCCCTGATCGAGGGGGCGCTGGAGGCACCGCGGGCGTAG